Part of the Zingiber officinale cultivar Zhangliang chromosome 8A, Zo_v1.1, whole genome shotgun sequence genome, agcaCACTATCAAtatccttcagacggagaagccttttacatcgTTGAAGCACACAaaaaagagaagctaaactagagagagagcgtacaagtgttgttacaatgagtTATTCTGAAAATAattgaaaagcttttggaccaaggctatatttatagccttggtcgggcgcctgaaaggggttccgggtgccctagggggataaaactttatcccccaacattaagatcgtgtttgacgcgatctggtcaacaagttaggtcagggcgcccggaagggttccgggcgccccggactgctccgggcgccctggagccaaaagtcaacagcaattgactttttcgtccgggacctctgctctgaTTTAGTTCGGCTCGGTCTAGGTCTTCTATTCccgatccgttcgcttgggtgatctctgccatccggaaaagggttcACCAGAACCCaactccggtcttctcgagcgggcttccctccggcttcttgtccctcagaatcgtcgcgtgtttccttctcgtctgtcggcgtactcattcgcagtcttcgtccctcggacacaccgcgtgtcgtccttctcgctagttgggtctcttgctccccgagcaatcttccgctccgtctttcgtccctcggaatcaccgcacgcttccttctcgtccgtcggtgtactcttccgcagcacctcatccctcggactgccgtctttctcgctagctgcgtctttcgctcgactacctgtgctcctaagctcctgcacacttagacacaaggttagtaacaaacaggacctaacttaacttgttgatcataccaaaacaaccttggggttccaacatctgTATGTATAAGTTCAAGAGGCTTTTGAGCTCTTGAATTTGACTCCTTTGGAAAACCTCTTCTAAATTGCTTCCTACGTAGACATGTTTTACATACTTGATTAGGATGTTTGTTAGaaatgactctgataccactttgttagaaaaagaattattgaagaagaaataaaagaaaatatggGAGAAAATAAtatggaagaggaggagagtcTCTATgtggaagagaaggagaataaaacaaaactcaacttgcttcattcatgaaaaagaatacatatttataggcttattggataagcatcAAACTTAGATAATCatgacattattattattattattattattattattattattattattattattattttatcttcACTAAATTCTTGTTCATATTATGATTGTCACCTCATCTATTCTATCTCCATAAAACCTTATCAATAACTTTTATATCTAAAAAACAAGTTTAATTTCCAACCCATTCTTCGTCTTCAAGAGACCACTTCACTTCGGGAgattattgtaaatttttttaattaagaattaattagtaACCAACACTAAAGTCGAGCGTCTCGGGCTTCGTCTCCGACCAGTTCAACAAGGGCAACAAGATGGAGAAGGTGCAGATATAGAAATTCTTCAACtggtttttcttcttcatcagcaTCGGATCACTGCTCGTTGTCACTGTCTTGGTCTACATCCAAGATCACATCGAGCAGCAGTGGGAGTATGGGATCTATGCTGCATCAATCGTGCTGGGCAAATGGTCTTCCTCGTCGGCACACGGTAGTATAGATTCAAGCGATTGGTAGGGAGCCTGCTAACACATATCTCGACAACAAAAGCGGGGGAAGAGATTTGCCGTCGGACCTGACGGTGTTGTACATCGGCACagtagaggaggagaagggaCCGCAACACACCGAGTAGTCATCAATGGCGAGGCAAGCACCGCACCCCTCACATAGCAATCAAAGACAGAAGGGCTTTCCATCTAACTTTTAGctgaaaaaaaaaccaaaaaaaaatgatTCATGGATGTATTCACAAATCCATCAGTCTATTATTTGACTataagtgtaaaaaaaaaaaaaaaaagataaaattatcCTTACGAAATAAACAGGACATAACTTTTTAACAAACAACTTTCTTTACTTTTTGTCAATCTGTCCCTCCGATAAATAGTAAACTTAAACCTACTCTTTTATCTCAACCATTAaaaaagttttaataaattttcattaaaaaaattatttagtgcTATAGCTTCTATAATTGACTTAATAGCTTCtatatttgttttaaaattaattttaatcaatttaaaatagtttaaataaagttttaagtaattttgataaataatattttaatataataatatttatgtataataattttgattaaaataaaataatcaaattttaatattttaacagCTATATCGTAGTAAAAAAAACAAGAAGATGGATTGCCACCCAACCCTACACGATCGACCTTTACAGCTATTCATATATATGAATAGTAATTTCTGATAATTATAGTATAACAGTATTGAAAATAAGGATATTATCCGTAGAGAAGCGTTTACTTTATTTAGACTCACTATTATCTTTTATCCTCCAAGTAAACACAAAACATAAACGGAAGCGCCCTAACTAAGCAAAGCTAAATCGCCTTGTCGCTAGCCGCTCAACCGCTTCCCTGCGCGGCAGCCCGATCAAGCAAAGCAAAGCAAAGCAGGAAGAGAGCGAGGTAGATCAACGCCGATCGCTTCGCCGTTCTTGTTTTTGTAGATCTTTCCAATCTCGCATTCTTACCCCTCTCTCTCATCTTGATTGTCTTCTCATGGATCTCTAGGGTTTTTCGTCGAATCTCACTGCCCCGCCGCCTTGTTCATCGTCTTCCAAGGGGCGCCATCTGTGGCTTGAGGCGTTCCTCGCCGACTTCGATCGCTCTTTGGGATCATCCTGTTTGTGGCATCTTCCTGGATCTCCGATTGCATCTGAGTTATTTGTTTGGGTCGTTTGATGGATTTCGAGCAACCGGATCGGTACGGAAACAGGAGGGCCTACCAGCGGGCAGGGCCGTCTCAGGTTCCAGACAGAAGCAACAAGGTATGCTTCCACTGGCAGGCGGGGCGATGCAGCCGTCACCCGTGTCCCTTTCTCCATAGCGACCCGCCGCAGACCGTGCTCGCCGATGGCGCTGCCAAGCGGGGGCACTTGCACGGCCACGTGTCTAGAAATCCTGCCTCCGCGGGCGCGCCGCCCTCCAAGTGGGGCAAGGGTCGAGCGGGTGGCAAGGCTCCCGACAAGATCTGCAATTACTTCCTCGCTGGAAATTGTAGTTTCGGAGATAGGTGCAGGTTCCTGCATTCGTGGTTCATGAGCGATAGCTTCTCTCTCTTGACCCAACTCCAGGGGCATCAAAAGGTGgctcttttggtttcttttgctTCACTTGCTTTTGGTGGCTGATAGTCTGAATATTCTGATAGGTAGTGACTGGTATCGCTCTGCCTTCAGGGTCTGATAAACTCTACTCTTGTAGCAAGGATGAGTCTGTTCGTGTTTGGGATACTCAAACTGGGAAGGTATTGATGCTCTTCAAACTCCTTTACTACATCGGTAAAGGAATCACATAGTGCCTGACTCTTGCAATTTTGTGGAAGTGCGTTGGAGCCATCAATATGGGAGGTGAGGTTGGATGTATGATCAGTGAAGGTCCTTGGTTATTTATTGGAGTTGCGAATGCTGTCAAGGTTAGAGCTCTTAGAATATGTTACCATCATGTCATATAAGGAAATGGAGAAATGGATTTGTTTGTATGCTGGTTCAGGCATGGAACACACAAACAACAACAGAACAAAGCCTTGATGGCCCTGTCGGACAAGTTTATGCTTTGACCGTTGGTAATGGTATGCTATTTGCTGGAACACAGGTGCTTCTTTTCCGTATGACATTATTTGTTATACCTTTATTTTAGTGTGTGTTGTTCATTTCATGATCTCCATGTATCATGTGATGTACATTTTGAATGTTTTCAACTATGCCTTAACTTTGTGCAGGATGCACGAATATTGGTGTGGAAATTTAGTGCTGCTGGGAATGTCTTTGAACCAGCTACTTCTCTTTCTGATCATCGGCATGCAGTAGTTTCTCTAGTTGCAGGGGCCATGAAGCTTTACTCAGGTTCTATGGATAATACAATAAAAGTATGAACCCTTGAACAATTACACTTTGATTGTCAGATTAGATCAACCCAAGCTTGTGTTCTAATTGTAAGTCATGTTAAATTGTCAGGTCCATACTTGAATCTATACTTAGGTAACTTTTCAAGGTTTTCACAACTGTCAACTTGGCATGCTTTTTGTTATGTGCAATATAAAAGTTTGAGATCTTATTAGAAGTATAGTGTTTTATGTGTCTTGAACATGGCCTATTAGTTCAGTCTAAGCATACTGAAACTATGGTTTGACATGTCATATTGTGCAAACGCTATGGTTTAAATGTGGCTTTTTGTGAAATTATCAAAACCCAAGCTGTGCCAATTGTGCCTATATTTAGAATGCTTTGGTGCGCTTAAAAATGTGCCATGATGACTTCAAGTAATATTAGTTATCTTTTTGAGCTtgtttcttcaaaattttaattcaattatttATCTAATTATTAATCTTATTTCTAGAAGGAACCAAATTAAGTGAAAGAagattacaaaagaaaaggttataTAAATTCATTTTGACATGCATTGAAGTAAAAAATGAGTAGATATCGTTTTAAATCAACTATCTAAGTTAATATAGTCTTATTAAGAGTAAAGAATCAAAGTGGAAGATGATTAATTGAGGTAACAACTATTTGAATTCATCTTAGCATGCATTAACACATGGCAAAAGGCTTTTGAGTATTGATAAGTTTTTTTAGTCTAATTTATTGTATTTGTTAGTCTTCTTTTAGAAGTAAATAAACTCAGTCAAATAATAttagtttcaaatttattttggcatGCATCTGTGTGTGATGAGTGTTGGCACAACACTACACAACCATTGTGGTGTTGTGGCAGGAGAATGAAACTCCTGAATGGAAGGATATTTTCAAACTTGGTTGAAACTACTAAAACATTGTCAACGATCCTAACACTTTAGATTGATTCTCCCTTGATATCCTTTTCAAACTAACCTGCCTGAAATACTGCAATAATTTGATTGGAATTACCTTGTTATCAAGCTTCTATTTGTCTCAATGATTAACTTTTAAAGCATGTTGCAATTAACACTATAGCTTTAGCTATTTCCTCAAGAGAAAAGCAGTAGCACATTGTGTATAATAGGACATGTTTACTATCTCATGTGACTAGTTACACAGATTAATCCCTCCCCTCTGACCCTCTGTTTGGGAGGGGGTGAGGGAAGGGGAGGGAAGGGTGGGGAAGGGGAACTTTTAACCTTGTTTGGGAAGGAGTGAGTTAAGGAGGTGAAGGGGAAGGAAGAGTAAGCTTTAACTTTGCGAGGGGGCAAAGAGGCCGAATTCCTTACACCCCGATTtgggggtgtaaggaagggtaagtGGAACCTCAAAAAAGTTTATTCTAAATTTATCCCTATTTCTAAGCCGTACCTCATTTCGTTATTCATATTCACCTCCAAGAGCTTGATGAACTCCGCGAAGAGGACGAATCCTCCTTGTAGTCTCCATGGTTGCTATCCACAACCTCTTGACCTCCGTTTCCTGTCGATTCTTCTCTCGACGGATGGCTACGTCCCACCCGATATCCACcccctagaattaagtggtggaagttaaggATGGGAAGTAaaacatatttaaggagaaggtaggactacaaacattaggtgaaatatacagtgactctaatacaacatgagatAAGATAGTATCAAAGTAAAAATAGTAGCCAAGAGTGTAGTCGGCGAGTCAAAGGAGCATGCACCACCAAgcaaggaatcttggtggtggaatgagctCTTCCATGTTGACCTGGGGACAAACTGGCGGAGGCACTAGAGGCGAGTGAATCACCTTTTTCTACCATTGGTGTTGGAATGAGAGTACAggagaaagtgaaagaaaaacgaacaacttataaagaattatatatttgtaagaacgaggaaaacttaaaaaaatatacaatagtaaGGAAAGAGGCTAAAAAAacagtgaatgaagcaaagaatgaaacttttgaacggttatattgAAAATTGGATATAAAAGAAAGAGAAGGAGATATTTAtataatagctaaagtgagagagagGAAGACAAAAGATTTTATAcaaataagatgtattaaagatgatTGTAATATGGTaatagtaaatgatggagaaataaaagagcagtagaattaatattttaatcaactttttaatgaacgtTTATGTGATtagcttaacttaggtaatttaagtaggtcaaataagtataaaaatttaattttttatcgtaaaatttaaatttcagaaatagaacaagctttaaatgagatgtaAAATGAAAAAGTTTTTGgctattccgatagaggtatggaagtgtctaGCGAAacatattgaatgacttacaaaattatttaacaagatattgaaaacgaaaaaaatatttgataatggAGGGTAAATACTCTAATTCCTTTATATAAGAAAAAGGGAGATATataaaattgtacaaactataggagtattaaactaatgagtcatatcatTAACTTTAGGAAagagtaagaaaaaaaattaaggaggcCACGGTGacaaaaatcaatttgggttcatgcgataataaaagtcatatatcttcttagacaacaAGATATTTCGTGAGCAAAAGcaaaatctacacatgatattcatttactttagaaaaagtttatgatagagtcccaagaaaaattatatgaggaattctagaaaagagaggtgttagcgtatcatatattgaattaattaaggatatgcaCGAAAATGTAACAAACCGAGTGAAAACTTTAGACAGATTAACTGAAGTATTTCCAAAAAAGATAGAATTATATTAAGGATTAACTCTAAGTCTCTATATTTTTACACTAACCATGGATGAACTATTGGACACATTCAGAATACAATATCGTAgtgtatgttgtttgcagatgaaattgttttggtagatgagacacatgGAGTGAATGTTAAATTAGAATCTTAATAGGAAGCACTAGAATTGAAAGGTTTTAGGCGTAGTAGAGTAAAAACatgatatatgaaatttaagtttagcaatattagacgtaatgagacaaaTATTAAAATAGGAGATGACTAGATATGTAAGTATTTAGGATCACTTTTGCAAAACGATAGAGGAATTGAGAGAGATGCCTTATGATCTCGTTTGGAAGCGGTGGGATGGAATGTCGACGAGCCTGCGAAGAGTAAGAGAGTTAAGGAAGGGTTAGAATGGAGACCGGATTGCCCCAACCTTctactctgacgctcaagtcaatctccgGTAATGTCCAAAATGGAAAAGATAAACAATATAAGAGAATAATGAAATGTGAGTGTAAGGAGTAATCCAACGTACCTTGGCTTGCGGGGGCCGGGTTTTTTATAGCACAAATGAGTGATGTGCCACATCCGTGATTGTTAGAGGAGGTTGTGCATTTTTTGACAAGATGTCATGTTCACATTAAAGACAGTCAATTAATGCTCTAGTTAGGCAATGTGAAATTATAACATATgtacatcaaacgaggaagatgaacaaaaaaaaaaagactttgtTAGCAACAAtacaacaagataaaatttatttaagtatagatgataatataataggGGATAGAACTCAATGACATAGAAGAATCTATATAACCGACCCCAACTAGtcggataaggcttggttgttgtttttAATAGAAGCTATGCTTCAATATCTAACAAAGAAATTCAGAAAATTTTGGTAAATATCAGATCTAAAATATATACGATCTGTTTATGAAAGACTCCATGTATGTACAGTTAATACACAAAATACAAAGCCCTTATTGAGACATCCAACTCCCAGATCCACTGACCTTAGTATTTTAcacgattaaaaaaaaaatctcttagtCACTCTGTGAAGAAAAAGGATGATGGTTTTCTCTGATAAGAATAGTTGGAATTCATACTATGGATCAAGTTTACTCTTGACAGAATTGTCAAAGCCCTTCATGTAATGTATGCGCTTCCAGTTCCAACTGTAAATCCATGTAACAATATCTCCTACAATAAGTTGGTGCAAGTTAAAATTTAGTCCCACCTTCATGGAATACCAACAAAATGGTCTCTTAATTTTAGTTATGGGTGATCGAGTTTGAATAGATGTATACAAACTACAGCAATTATGCAACCCAATCTAGGCTGacataatttgttttttttaaaaaattaaagcaAATAGGCAGATTCTCTGTTCTCGAAGTTCACTATGAAATCATCAAAATTGAAATTCTTTACTAAAATGTAAATGTAAAAAAAGATGTTATCCTTCAAAATTTCAAGCCGCTGTCTTTTTGTTTTACATGatctttttgttttatgattaATATTCTTCATGAGGTAAATAAGTGTTCTGAATAGCAGCATCTCCTATTCTTCAGGTGTGGGATCTGGCAACATTCCAATGCCTTCAGACCCTCAGTGGCCACACATCTGTTGTTATGTCAGTGCTTTGTTGGGATAAGTTTTTACTATCTTCTTCTTTGGACAATACAATCAAGGTTATCTTCTTGTTCCGTTTTGTAGTTTATTCTTGTGATtgtcttatttcttttatttcattcGTAGATTCTTAGAACACCTGATCTAGTACACTTAATAGCATCCTGTTGTACTTCTAGGTTTGGGTTTTGACAGATGCTGGGAATCTGGAAGTAGCATACACTCACGAGGAGGAACATGTACCCACCTGTGCTTTAGTAAACTTTGGTTATTTTTTTTGCATGGCATAGTTGcttgcatgttttttttttctttttctttttctttttgtgaaCTCTTTCAACTTGCAAGCACTGATGTCTTCGATTCACTCTATGATGATCAGCTGCGAAGATATAGCAGCTAATTTTGTAATTTTTTCCTAGTGTTTATTATTCATAACTGCCATTTAAATCATTGTTAATCATGTGCGAAAAATACCATCATAAATATGTGATAAAGTCAAGCAATGTTGATTTGACCACTACAAATGCTGTTGGCTGTCATCATAACTTGATTAGAGGAAGAACCAACTTAGCATCTTGCTTTGGTATATTTATATCACTTCAACTGCACTTCTGAATCTTTGTATAGCTTTAGCTTTTTCGCATTTTAGCTTCTTCTAAAACTgtggaaggggagccttggcgcaacggtaaagttgttgccatgtgaccaaaaggtcacaggttcgaatcctggaaacaacctcttacaaaaagcagggtaaggctgcatacaatggatccttgggaccccgcatgacgggagattcgtgcaccgggctgccctttagcTTCTTCTAAGACTAATGTTTTCTTGAATGTAATGATACTgtgttaaataaataataggGGATTGAGTTCATGGAATGTAAGGCATAATAATTTATTCACGCAATTGACCACTAGCAAATGCAAGCTTCTCTGCATTTATCTTGGCTGAAATGTTTTTATAGAAGAGGAAGTCAGCGAGAACAAGCCCAATCCAAGGCACCTCAAGAAATAGAGAGATCGGGCCTAGTTATTCCATATGTCAGCATTTTTTGGATAACCCAATCTTGATTGTAgagattggatttttttttagtgTTTAAATCAATGAATGCATCAGATTATGATGTGCTTCATCTTTTATCTTCATTCAAACCCCCCTCATTGAATTATGGCTCTCTTTTATATATTATGATGCTCTTAGATGCTTCCTCATCACCTGG contains:
- the LOC122010096 gene encoding zinc finger CCCH domain-containing protein 17-like, producing MDFEQPDRYGNRRAYQRAGPSQVPDRSNKVCFHWQAGRCSRHPCPFLHSDPPQTVLADGAAKRGHLHGHVSRNPASAGAPPSKWGKGRAGGKAPDKICNYFLAGNCSFGDRCRFLHSWFMSDSFSLLTQLQGHQKVVTGIALPSGSDKLYSCSKDESVRVWDTQTGKCVGAINMGGEVGCMISEGPWLFIGVANAVKAWNTQTTTEQSLDGPVGQVYALTVGNGMLFAGTQDARILVWKFSAAGNVFEPATSLSDHRHAVVSLVAGAMKLYSGSMDNTIKVWDLATFQCLQTLSGHTSVVMSVLCWDKFLLSSSLDNTIKVWVLTDAGNLEVAYTHEEEHGVLALCGMLDAEAKPVILCSCNDNSIRVYDLPSFGERGRIFSKQEMRAIQVGPGGLFFTGDGTGELKVWQWSSKQNN